One part of the Aspergillus luchuensis IFO 4308 DNA, chromosome 5, nearly complete sequence genome encodes these proteins:
- a CDS encoding S9 family peptidase (CAZy:CE10;~COG:O;~EggNog:ENOG410PH95;~InterPro:IPR001375,IPR029058,IPR011042;~MEROPS:MER0018170;~PFAM:PF01738,PF00326,PF08840;~go_function: GO:0008236 - serine-type peptidase activity [Evidence IEA];~go_process: GO:0006508 - proteolysis [Evidence IEA]) encodes MASSAEPQTAPFGTWDSPITAATLTSKGISFAGIAATADGIIYVNEGRPAEEGRNCIVEWRNNQPRDALPAAYSARTAVHGYGGAAFNTTSDGKVIFADWKTHGVYILDPATCDVAAAVEPDEKIWYAAFNSHPKRPELVFAIREDHHGKEVVNELVVIDTENKKVEVAATGADFYSHPTFSPTGDRVSWIQWDHPEMPWTGTELYSAPWKDEKVGTPVKLAGNGDEESILQPRWGPDGTLFFVSDRTGYWQFYRWSPDGSDAPRAIVIEGLEKGEFAHPEWLLGSCTYVLPNANTIVAAWTQNATERLVIIDLEKNTYTFPAHIASLTGIQHSAVALTSPTSIAVIASTPTAPSTVYHISLTSSDASVPTVLRSSTSVTISDIYFSRAQHISFPRTISTHPNTLSHGFFLPPTNPKYDSAPGELPPLIITIHGGPTIHTDPGLSMMWQYYTTRGYAVALLNYAGSSGYGRAYRKLLNGSWGVLDVHDAADCARYLISEGKVHPSRIGITGVSSGGYATLQGICMFPTLFTAAVSVSGISDVEALVAETHKFESHYAFRLLFDDKVPETEEEKRKVYRERSPRFHADIIKAKLLLLQGTADEIVPLNQAQAMADDVQRSGGVAKLVIFEGEGHGYPRKAENGLQAKKVEESWWKENLAEVKGE; translated from the exons ATGGCTTCCTCCGCAGAACCTCAGACAGCTCCCTTCGGCACATGGGACAGTCCCATCACAGCCGCAACCCTGACGTCAAAAGGAATCAGTTTCGCCGGCATCGCCGCCACG GCGGATGGTATCATCTACGTGAACGAAGGCCGCCCTGCTGAAGAAGGCCGCAATTGTATCGTCGAATGGCGCAACAACCAGCCCCGTGACGCTCTACCAGCTGCGTACAGTGCTCGCACCGCCGTGCACGGCTACGGCGGCGCGGCCTTCAACACCACGTCAGATGGGAAGGTCATTTTCGCAGACTGGAAGACTCACGGGGTGTATATTTTGGATCCTGCAACCTGCGATGTAGCGGCCGCCGTGGAGCCGGATGAAAAGATCTGGTACGCTGCGTTCAATTCGCACCCCAAGAGACCAGAATTGGTTTTTGCCATTAGAGAGGATCATCACGGCAAGGAGGTTGTCAACGAGCTTGTTGTGATTGATACCGAGAATAAGAAGGTGGAGGTTGCGGCGACGGGAGCGGACTTCTACTCGCATCCCACATTCAGTCCTACTGGTGATAGAGTGTCCTGGATCCAGTGGGACCATCCCGAGATGCCGTGGACGGGGACCGAGTTGTATTCTGCGCcttggaaggatgagaaggttggAACGCCTGTGAAATTGGCGGGAAATGGCGACGAAGAAAGTATTTTGCAGCCGAGATGGGGACCGGATGGAACTTTGTTCTTTGTGTCGGATCGCACTGGATACTGGCAGTTTTACCGCTGGAGCCCGGATGGAAGTGATGCGCCCCGCGCTATCGTTATTGAAGGCCTGGAGAAGGGCGAGTTTGCTCATCCAGAATGGCTCCTGGGATC TTGCACGTATGTTCTTCCAAACGCCAACACAATTGTCGCGGCCTGGACACAAAACGCAACAGAGCgtctcgtcatcatcgatcTCGAGAAGAACACCTACACCTTCCCGGCCCATATCGCATCACTCACGGGCATCCAACACAGCGCTGTGGCTCTGACATCTCCCACCAGTATTGCCGTCATTGCCAGCACTCCAACTGCCCCCAGCACTGTCTACCACATCTCTCTCACCTCCAGCGATGCCTCCGTACCAACAGTCCTCCGCTCCTCCACGTCTGTCACCATCTCCGACATTTACTTCTCTCGCGCCCAACACATCTCATTCCCGCGCACCATCTCCACTCACCCTAACACCCTCTCACATGgctttttccttcctcccacgAACCCCAAGTACGACAGTGCCCCAGGCGAGCTTCCTccactcatcatcaccatccacgGCGGACCCACCATCCACACCGACCCCGGACTTAGCATGATGTGGCAGTACTACACCACACGCGGATATGCCGTTGCCCTCCTCAACTACGCCGGCTCCTCCGGCTACGGACGCGCCTACCGCAAGCTCCTAAACGGAAGTTGGGGTGTGCTCGACGTGCACGACGCCGCAGACTGCGCTCGGTACCTGATCTCCGAAGGCAAGGTGCACCCGTCCCGCATTGGCATCACTGGCGTGAGTTCCGGTGGATACGCCACCCTCCAGGGAATCTGCATGTTTCCAACTCTGTTTACCGCTGCGGTCAGCGTCTCTGGAATTAGTGACGTCGAAGCCCTCGTGGCCGAAACACACAAGTTTGAGAGCCACTATGCCTTCCGGCTGTTGTTCGATGATAAAGTGCCTGagacggaagaagagaagcgaaAGGTGTACCGCGAGCGGAGTCCCAGGTTCCATGCGGATATAATCAAGGCcaagctgttgctgttgcaggGAACGGCGGATGAGATTGTGCCGTTGAACCAGGCGCAGGCAATGGCTGATGATGTCCAGCGTAGCGGTGGGGTGGCCAAGTTGGTTATCTTCGAGGGCGAGGGACATGGGTACCCGCGCAAGGCGGAGAATGGCTTGCAGGctaagaaggtggaggagagctgGTGGAAGGAGAATCTGGCTGAGGTCAAGGGGGAGTGA